One region of Culex pipiens pallens isolate TS chromosome 2, TS_CPP_V2, whole genome shotgun sequence genomic DNA includes:
- the LOC120413851 gene encoding uncharacterized protein K02A2.6-like — translation MENRGIIEKVTTAPNWISGMSAVAKGKDDFRLVVNMKGPNKAIKREYFRLPLIQEMKSKLSGAKVFTKLDLTSAFYHLELAKESRDLTTFLSECGMYRFTRLMFGVNCAPEVFQREMMRIFKEICNVIIYIDDILIYGESLEELHKTVSEVLRVLRANNLTLNEAKCEFDKVRVKFLGHELDENGFHIDEAKIKHINQFRQPKTSSELRSFLGLASFVSPYIQNFAELTSSLWKVATTKTWKWEAEQSAAFEATKSRIADCTLALGYFCESDRTVLYTDASPVALGAVLVQENSERTPRIISFASKALTPAERRYAQNQREALGAVWAVEYFSYYLLGRSFTLRTDAKGVAFILNRSREDSKRALTRADGWALRLSPYRITVEYVEGKFNIADPSSRLYEGLDDPFDESANPWKIAAIESSNAGFLTEDAIKIATAQDPTLTKVMRALETGDWPKQLRRFQAVGDDLHVKNGLLIKTGCVVMPESLRNQTLEVAHEGHPSSAKLKSILRARVWWPGMAKEAEDWAESCATCVTNGRPEKPTPMERIAIPSAVWDTVALDFNGPYLKFGGIYILLLVDYRSRYLIARGVKSTSFDCTKKVLDEIFDREGFPKNIKSDNGPPFNGEDYKRYCTDHGINAIFSTPLFPQQNGMVECYMKLVNKAMASAVANQTNYMVELQAAIKAHNSAQHAVTKVPPEEVMNGRKIRRGLPLLDSTVARNDELIEERDQRAKQMAKHREDNRRGARECRVMPGDTVVVERQNRVKGDSRFDPTRYTVHKQSNGNLVLSDEKGKLLKRHVSLTRKVKVWRDPKSGSRLPGPMPQEPTVQLQPSETLEEQADVQTRSKRATKVPAYLQDYVRLIEMEYGK, via the exons ATGGAAAACCGTGGGATCATCGAAAAGGTCACCACCGCGCCGAACTGGATAAGCGGCATGTCCGCCGTTGCTAAAG gGAAGGATGACTTCCGTCTTGTGGTCAACATGAAGGGCCCCAATAAGGCCATCAAGCGGGAGTATTTCCGACTTCCCCTGATCCAGGAAATGAAGTCCAAACTAAGCGGAGCTAAAGTCTTCACGAAGCTTGATCTGACCAGCGCCTTTTATCATCTCGAGTTGGCCAAGGAGTCCAGGGACCTAACCACTTTTCTGTCGGAATGTGGGATGTACAGATTCACTCGTTTGATGTTTGGCGTCAACTGCGCCCCGGAGGTTTTCCAGCGTGAAATGATGCGGATTTTCAAAGAGATTTGCAACGTAATTATCTATATCGACGATATTTTGATTTACGGCGAGAGTCTGGAGGAGCTGCACAAGACGGTTTCGGAGGTGCTTCGAGTGCTAAGGGCGAACAACTTGACTCTCAACGAGGCCAAGTGCGAATTTGATAAGGTGCGTGTGAAGTTCTTGGGTCATGAGTTGGACGAGAATGGCTTTCACATTGATGAGGCCAAGATCAAGCACATCAACCAGTTCCGTCAGCCAAAAACCTCATCTGAGCTCCGAAGCTTCCTTGGTCTAGCCTCGTTTGTTAGCCCTTACATTCAAAACTTCGCTGAATTGACAAGCTCGCTGTGGAAGGTCGCGACAACGAAGACCTGGAAGTGGGAAGCGGAGCAATCTGCGGCTTTTGAGGCAACGAAATCGCGCATCGCCGACTGTACGCTAGCGCTGGGCTACTTTTGCGAATCGGACAGAACCGTTCTCTACACGGACGCATCCCCGGTAGCGCTTGGGGCGGTTTTAGTGCAGGAGAATTCGGAACGAACCCCACGGATCATCAGTTTTGCATCGAAAGCGTTGACGCCAGCAGAAAGACGATACGCCCAGAATCAACGAGAAGCATTGGGCGCGGTCTGGGCGGTTGAATACTTCTCGTATTATCTGCTGGGAAGAAGTTTCACCTTGCGTACAGACGCAAAAGGTGTCGCTTTCATACTGAACAGGTCAAGGGAAGACTCGAAGCGAGCACTAACGCGTGCGGACGGCTGGGCGTTGCGTCTCAGCCCATACAGAATCACGGTCGAGTACGTCGAGGGTAAGTTTAACATCGCTGATCCGTCATCTCGACTATACGAAGGCCTAGACGATCCCTTTGACGAGTCCGCCAATCCCTGGAAAATCGCAGCAATCGAATCCAGCAACGCCGGATTCCTGACAGAAGATGCGATTAAGATCGCAACCGCACAGGATCCTACGTTGACCAAGGTGATGCGTGCTCTCGAGACCGGAGATTGGCCTAAACAGTTGCGCAGATTTCAAGCAGTCGGTGATGACCTTCACGTGAAGAATGGTTTGCTAATCAAGACAGGATGCGTCGTCATGCCGGAGTCACTGCGGAATCAAACTCTGGAAGTGGCGCACGAGGGTCATCCATCATCAGCAAAGCTGAAAAGCATTTTGCGAGCTCGCGTCTGGTGGCCAGGGATGGCAAAGGAGGCTGAGGATTGGGCCGAGTCATGTGCAACGTGCGTGACCAACGGACGACCAGAAAAACCTACACCGATGGAGAGAATCGCTATTCCATCTGCCGTGTGGGACACAGTTGCCCTCGACTTCAATGGACCGTATCTGAAATTTGGAGGTATCTACATACTTCTGCTAGTCGATTACAGATCGCGGTACTTGATCGCTCGAGGTGTTAAATCGACCAGCTTCGACTGCACCAAAAAGGTCCTCGACGAGATTTTTGACAGAGAGGGGTTTCCAAAGAACATCAAATCGGACAACGGCCCCCCCTTCAATGGCGAAGATTATAAACGTTACTGCACGGACCACGGAATCAATGCCATCTTCTCAACACCGCTGTTCCCTCAGCAAAATGGTATGGTGGAATGCTATATGAAACTCGTGAATAAAGCCATGGCCTCCGCTGTAGCGAACCAAACGAACTACATGGTTGAGTTGCAGGCCGCGATTAAAGCTCACAACTCCGCTCAGCACGCCGTGACAAAGGTTCCTCCAGAGGAGGTTATGAATGGACGCAAGATACGCCGGGGACTACCATTGCTGGACAGCACCGTTGCGCGCAACGATGAGCTCATCGAGGAGCGCGATCAAAGAGCGAAGCAGATGGCGAAACACCGTGAGGACAACCGTAGGGGTGCCAGGGAGTGCCGCGTAATGCCTGGTGATACCGTGGTCGTCGAAAGGCAAAACCGTGTCAAAGGCGACAGTCGGTTCGATCCGACCAGATACACTGTCCACAAGCAGTCAAACGGGAACCTCGTGTTGTCGGACGAGAAAGGTAAGCTCCTTAAGCGACATGTATCGCTCACTCGGAAGGTGAAGGTCTGGCGGGATCCGAAGTCTGGTT